In Nicotiana tabacum cultivar K326 chromosome 21, ASM71507v2, whole genome shotgun sequence, one DNA window encodes the following:
- the LOC142175414 gene encoding sesquiterpene synthase 12-like isoform X1, whose amino-acid sequence MSQSISPLMFSHFAKFQSNIWRCNTSQLRVIHSSYASFGGRRKERVRRMNRAMDLSSSSRHLADFPSTIWGDHFLSYNSEITEITTQEKNEHEMLKEIVRKMLVETPDNSTQKLVLIDTIQRLGLAYHFNDEIENSIQNIFNLSQNSEDDDEHNLYVAALRFRLARQQGYYMSSDVFKQFTNHDGKFKENHTNDVQGLLSLYEAAHMRVHDEEILEEALIFTTTHLESVIPNLSNSLKVQVTEALSHPIRKAIPRVGARKYIHIYENIGTHNDLLLKFAKLDFNMLQKLHRKELNELTSWWKDLDRANKFPYAKDRLVEAYFWTVGIYFEPQYSRSRSLVTKVVKMNSIIDDTYDAYATFDELVLFTDAIQRWDEDAMDLLPTYLRPIYQGLLDVFNEMEEVLAKEGKADHIYYAKKEMKKVAAVYFKEAEWLNANYIPKCEEYMKNGLVSSTGPMYGIISLVVMEEIITKEAFEWLANEPLILRAASTICRLMDDMADHEVEQQRGHVASFVECYMKEYGVSKQETYVEMRKKITNAWKDINKELLRPTAVPMFILERSLNFSRLADTFLKDDDGYTNPKSKVKDLIASLFVESVDI is encoded by the exons atgagTCAATCAATTTCTCCATTAATGTTTTCTCACTTTGCAAAATTTCAGTCGAATATTTGGAGATGCAATACTTCTCAACTCAGAGTTATACACTCATCATATGCCTCTTTTGGagggagaagaaaagagagagtaaGAAGAATGAATCGAGCAATGGATCTTTCTTCAAGCTCTCGTCATTTGGCAGATTTTCCCTCAACAATTTGGGGTGACCATTTTCTCTCCTACAATTCTGAAATAACA GAAATTACTACCCAAGAGAAAAATGAACATGAAATGCTAAAAGAAATAGTTCGGAAAATGTTGGTAGAAACTCCAGATAATAGTACACAAAAACTAGTCTTGATTGACACAATTCAAAGATTGGGATTAGCATATCATTTCAATGATGAGATTGAAAACTCCATTCAAAACATCTTTAATTTGTCTCAAAATAGTGAAGATGACGATGAACACAACCTTTATGTTGCTGCTCTTCGTTTTCGACTTGCGAGGCAACAAGGATATTACATGTCTTCAG ATGTGTTCAAGCAATTCACTAACCATGAcggaaaattcaaggaaaatcATACTAATGATGTTCAAGGATTACTGAGTTTGTATGAAGCAGCACATATGAGAGTGCACGACGAGGAAATTCTAGAAGAAGCTCTTATCTTTACCACGACTCATCTCGAGTCCGTGATCCCGAATTTGAGCAACTCGCTTAAGGTACAAGTTACTGAAGCCTTAAGCCATCCTATTCGCAAAGCTATACCAAGGGTGGGAGCAAGGAAATACATACACATATATGAAAACATTGGAACACATAATGATTTACTTTTGAAATTTGCAAAGTTGGACTTCAACATGTTACAAAAGCTTCATCGAAAAGAGCTTAACGAGCTAACAAG CTGGTGGAAAGATTTGGATCGTGCAAACAAATTTCCATATGCAAAGGACAGATTAGTAGAAGCTTATTTTTGGACGGTGGGAATATATTTTGAACCTCAATATAGTCGTTCAAGAAGTTTGGTAACAAAAGTAGTCAAAATGAACTCCATTATTGATGACACTTATGATGCTTATGCAACTTTTGATGAGCTTGTGCTTTTCACGGATGCGATCCAAAG ATGGGACGAAGATGCCATGGATTTATTACCGACATATCTGAGACCTATTTATCAAGGCCTTCTCGACGTTTTCAATGAAATGGAAGAAGTATTGGCCAAAGAAGGTAAAGCAGATCACATCTACTATGCGAAAAAAGAG ATGAAAAAGGTGGCGGCAGTCTATTTTAAGGAAGCTGAGTGGTTGAATGCTAACTACATTCCAAAATGCGAGGAGTATATGAAAAATGGACTTGTAAGCTCTACCGGTCCGATGTATGGAATAATTTCTTTGGTTGTTATGGAGGAAATTATAACAAAAGAGGCTTTTGAATGGTTGGCAAATGAACCTTTGATTCTTCGAGCTGCATCAACAATATGTAGATTAATGGATGATATGGCTGATCATGAA GTTGAACAACAAAGAGGACATGTTGCTTCATTTGTTGAGTGCTACATGAAAGAATATGGAGTTTCAAAGcaagaaacatatgttgagatGCGGAAAAAAATCACAAATGCGTGGAAAGATATAAATAAGGAACTCTTGCGCCCTACTGCAGTACCAATGTTTATCCTCGAACGATCTTTAAATTTTTCAAGATTGGCCGATACATTTTTGAAAGATGATGATGGATACACAAATCCCAAATCCAAAGTTAAAGACTTGATTGCTTCGTTGTTTGTCGAATCTGTCGACATATGA
- the LOC142175414 gene encoding sesquiterpene synthase 9-like isoform X2 has translation MSQSISPLMFSHFAKFQSNIWRCNTSQLRVIHSSYASFGGRRKERVRRMNRAMDLSSSSRHLADFPSTIWGDHFLSYNSEITEITTQEKNEHEMLKEIVRKMLVETPDNSTQKLVLIDTIQRLGLAYHFNDEIENSIQNIFNLSQNSEDDDEHNLYVAALRFRLARQQGYYMSSDVFKQFTNHDGKFKENHTNDVQGLLSLYEAAHMRVHDEEILEEALIFTTTHLESVIPNLSNSLKVQVTEALSHPIRKAIPRVGARKYIHIYENIGTHNDLLLKFAKLDFNMLQKLHRKELNELTSWWKDLDRANKFPYAKDRLVEAYFWTVGIYFEPQYSRSRSLVTKVVKMNSIIDDTYDAYATFDELVLFTDAIQRWDEDAMDLLPTYLRPIYQGLLDVFNEMEEVLAKEGKADHIYYAKKEVEQQRGHVASFVECYMKEYGVSKQETYVEMRKKITNAWKDINKELLRPTAVPMFILERSLNFSRLADTFLKDDDGYTNPKSKVKDLIASLFVESVDI, from the exons atgagTCAATCAATTTCTCCATTAATGTTTTCTCACTTTGCAAAATTTCAGTCGAATATTTGGAGATGCAATACTTCTCAACTCAGAGTTATACACTCATCATATGCCTCTTTTGGagggagaagaaaagagagagtaaGAAGAATGAATCGAGCAATGGATCTTTCTTCAAGCTCTCGTCATTTGGCAGATTTTCCCTCAACAATTTGGGGTGACCATTTTCTCTCCTACAATTCTGAAATAACA GAAATTACTACCCAAGAGAAAAATGAACATGAAATGCTAAAAGAAATAGTTCGGAAAATGTTGGTAGAAACTCCAGATAATAGTACACAAAAACTAGTCTTGATTGACACAATTCAAAGATTGGGATTAGCATATCATTTCAATGATGAGATTGAAAACTCCATTCAAAACATCTTTAATTTGTCTCAAAATAGTGAAGATGACGATGAACACAACCTTTATGTTGCTGCTCTTCGTTTTCGACTTGCGAGGCAACAAGGATATTACATGTCTTCAG ATGTGTTCAAGCAATTCACTAACCATGAcggaaaattcaaggaaaatcATACTAATGATGTTCAAGGATTACTGAGTTTGTATGAAGCAGCACATATGAGAGTGCACGACGAGGAAATTCTAGAAGAAGCTCTTATCTTTACCACGACTCATCTCGAGTCCGTGATCCCGAATTTGAGCAACTCGCTTAAGGTACAAGTTACTGAAGCCTTAAGCCATCCTATTCGCAAAGCTATACCAAGGGTGGGAGCAAGGAAATACATACACATATATGAAAACATTGGAACACATAATGATTTACTTTTGAAATTTGCAAAGTTGGACTTCAACATGTTACAAAAGCTTCATCGAAAAGAGCTTAACGAGCTAACAAG CTGGTGGAAAGATTTGGATCGTGCAAACAAATTTCCATATGCAAAGGACAGATTAGTAGAAGCTTATTTTTGGACGGTGGGAATATATTTTGAACCTCAATATAGTCGTTCAAGAAGTTTGGTAACAAAAGTAGTCAAAATGAACTCCATTATTGATGACACTTATGATGCTTATGCAACTTTTGATGAGCTTGTGCTTTTCACGGATGCGATCCAAAG ATGGGACGAAGATGCCATGGATTTATTACCGACATATCTGAGACCTATTTATCAAGGCCTTCTCGACGTTTTCAATGAAATGGAAGAAGTATTGGCCAAAGAAGGTAAAGCAGATCACATCTACTATGCGAAAAAAGAG GTTGAACAACAAAGAGGACATGTTGCTTCATTTGTTGAGTGCTACATGAAAGAATATGGAGTTTCAAAGcaagaaacatatgttgagatGCGGAAAAAAATCACAAATGCGTGGAAAGATATAAATAAGGAACTCTTGCGCCCTACTGCAGTACCAATGTTTATCCTCGAACGATCTTTAAATTTTTCAAGATTGGCCGATACATTTTTGAAAGATGATGATGGATACACAAATCCCAAATCCAAAGTTAAAGACTTGATTGCTTCGTTGTTTGTCGAATCTGTCGACATATGA